From the Magnetococcales bacterium genome, the window GCAGCGCCCTTGCGGGGTCCGGGGCAGCGCCCTTGCGGGGTCCGGGGCAGCGCCCCGTTTTGTTTTTGTACGCCATCCCCTTTCTCCCAAACGAAAAACCGGGAAGGGGGGCGACCCCACTTCCCGGTTTGGAATCCTGGGTGATGGCAAGGCGGCGGCAGTGCGGGTTCAATCAATGCACCGGCTGCTGATTCTCTTCCTTGATTTGGGTGAGGAGCTGTTCGACCATTTTATTGGCATCGGTCTTGGTAACGGCCTTGCCGATAAGTTTTTGGGTGGCGTCCACGGTCAGATCCACGGCGATCATCTTGATCTCCTCGACCGCACGGCGTTTGGCTTGTTCGATCTCGTCCATGGCCGCGCTTCTTTTTTTGATCAGCTCTTTTTCAAGTTCGTTCTTGGTCAATTCACGTTGCTGAGCGGCTTCCCGGCGCGCCTGTTCCAGAATTTTCGTAGCCTCCTGGCGGGCGGTACCCAGCTCTTTGCGATAACCGGCCAGAACTTTTTCTGCTTCTTCCCGGGCACTTTTGGCCTGTTTCAGATCATCCTCGATGGATTGACTCCGCGCATCCAGGATGGCGTTGATGGCCGGAATGACGAACCGGGTAAGGAGGTAGAGCAGGACGAGGAAAGAGACGACAGTCCAGAAAATTTGGGAACTGAAGTTGATGGGGTTGAACTGCGGGAGGCCGGAGGCCTGTGCATGTTGGGTGGCCTCTTCAGCGGCGTGGGCGATAGAGATCATGTCAGGCCTCCGTCTGTATCAACCTTTGCCCATGATGATGAAGGCGATGACGAGGCCGTAGAGCGCGATGGCCTCGACGAAGGCGGCGCCGATCCAGACATATTTGGACAGCTGGGCCTCGGCGCCGGGTTGGCGGGCGAAGGCCTCGATGGTCTTGCCGAACATGAAGCCCAGGCCAATGCCCGAGCCGGCGAGACCAGCGGCGGCCAAACCCATACCGACGAAAGATGCGGCAAGACTTTCCATTGGTTCATACCCTCCTTGAACAGGATCCCGAAGGTTCCGTGGTTGAGTGACCCGGCCCGATATCGGTGCCGTGTTCAATGCATGTGGAGTGCATCGTTGATGTAGACGCACGTCAGAATCGTAAAAATATAGGCTTGAATGAAGCCGATGAAGATTTCGACGGCGGTAAAGACTACCGAGAAGCCGAAGGGAAGCCAAGCGCCGAACCAGGGCAGGGTGGCGGTGAAGAAGAAGAGGACGCCCAGGACGGTATGACCGGCGGTCATGTTGGCGAAGAGACGCACCGACAGGGAGACGGGCCGGGCCAGGTAGGAGATGATTTCGATGGGCACCATCAGGGGGAGGAGGAGGACCGGCAGGCCTCCCGGGACAAAAAATTTGAAGTAGTGGGCGCCGTGTTTGTAAAACCCCAGGCCGGTGGAAAAAACGAAGACGCCCACGGCGAAGGTGCCGGTGACGATGAGCTGCGACGTGGGGGTGAACGACCCTGGGATCAGGCCGGTGACATTGCAGAAGAGAATGAAGAGAAACATGGTGAAGACAAGGGGGAAAAATTTTTGGCCTTCCTTGCCGATCGTGTCGTTGATGATGCCGCGCACGAAGAGGAGGCCGGCCTCGGCGATGGACTGCATGCGTCCGGGAACGAGGGACGGGGCGTGCGTGCCTAGTCTGAAGAGACCGAAGGCGACCCCGATGGCGATCCAGATCCAGATGACGGAGTTGGAAATGGAGATATCGATGCCGAACAGGGAGATGGGGATGACTTTGATCACCTGGAAGTGGTGCAGGGGATCCATTTTGGGTGCGGCTTCGGCGGCGTGGGCGGCTTCGGCGGCAAGGGCATTGGCAATCAGCATGGTCATGACGGCATCCGGTTTAGTTCAGTCCAGCGCTTCGACTCGGCATCATCGGTTGGCGGCGTAATAGAGATTGCGGAACCCGGCGGCAACCCCGAAAAGGAAGAAGACCAGGGTGGCCCAGGGTTTGGTACCCAGCCAGGTATCGAGACCGTGCCCGATACCCACGCCGATCAGCGTGGCGACGACCATCTCCGTGCTCATGCGCATAGCCAGCGACAACCCGGAGGCATGCGGCTTTGGATCCTGCTCTGCCATGGCACCAGTCCGAAGAGGCTGTGTCCGCCAAACATCTGCGTCATGCTAGAAAAAAGGCGCGTCGCTGTCAATCGCGGTCGTCATTTTTCTGGAGTGAAAGTCACACCCTGCCTGCCCGTCGTGGTGATGGCCGAGTGTTTGCCTGTCATTTTGCGGTTTGGTCAGGAATGTGCATGGCCATTGGAAACCCGTCGGGAATCACGTAGGATGGGGCTGGTGTTCCCCCGTCAATCTTCCAAGACCACTTCACGATCGACACAAATGGATACGACACTGGCGATGGCCCAGGTCAACCCGCATGTCGGGGATCTGGAAGGGAACCTGGATCTGGTTTTGCGCGTGGCGCGGCAGGCCAGGAATCTGGGGGCTGACCTGTTGGTTCTGCCCGAGCTGGTTCTGGCTGGGTATCCACCCGAGGATTTGCTGCACAAGCCCTCTTTTTTGGAGCGCCTGGACGGTGTTGAGGCCGCTCTCCAGCGTGGGTTGGGGGAGGTGGGTGTGGCGGCGGTTTATGGGGGGGTGCGGCGTGGACCCGAAGGTTTGTTCAACGCCGGCATCTTGGTGGAGGGTGGCCGGGAGAGTGGTTTTGTCGGCAAGTGGTGTTTGCCCAACTATGGGGTGTTTGACGAGCGGCGTTATTTCCAACCTGGTGAGGATGTGCGCCTGTTTCCCTGGCGGGGTGGTTTGTTGGGGATCACCATCTGCGAGGATATCTGGCATGCCACGGGGCCCATGCCGGCCTTGGCCGCAGCCGGGGCGCAGTGGGTGATCAATCTTAATGCCTCGCCTTATCATGTGGGCAAACGTCTGGAACGGCAAGAGATTGTTGCCGAGCGGATTCGCGAGGCTGGTTTGCCCGTGGTCTATGTCAATCAGGTTGGTGGTCAGGATGAGCTGCTCTTTGACGGGGGCTCTTTTGCCATGAATCGGCATGGGCAGGTTGTGGTGCGTGCCGGGGTTTTCCGGGAAGATTTGCGCTTGCTGCGGGTGCGGCCCTGCTCCGCAGGTGGGGTTGATTTTTTGTCGGCGGGCGATCCGGGCGGGGAGGATGTCGCCCCGGGATCGGAGCGTGAAATCTATCAGGCTCTTTGTCTGGGTTTGGCCGATTATGTGCGGAAAAACGGTTTCAAGGGGGTGGTTCTCGGCCTCTCCGGAGGCATTGATTCGGCTTTGACAGCCGTGATCTGTGTGGATGCCCTGGGGGCCGGAAATGTTGAGGTGGTGATGATGCCCTCCCCGTTTACCTCGACCGAGAGCCTGGAGGATGCGGCGGAAGGAGCCAGACGCCTGGGTATTCGTCTGAGCGATATTCCCATAGGTGACCTGTTCCAGAATTTTCGGCGGTTGCTGGCCGATGAGTTCGCCGGTCTTCCCGAAGGGATTGCCGAAGAGAATCTCCAGCCCCGCATCCGGGCCACACTGCTCATGGCGCTTTCCAACAAGAAGGGGAGTCTTCTGGTCACGACGGGCAACAAGAGCGAAGTCAGCGTGGGTTATGCGACACTCTATGGCGATATGGCCGGCGGCTTTTCCGTCCTCAAGGATGTTTTGAAGACCACGGTGTATCGCCTGGCGGAGGCGCGCAACCAGTGGGCGCGGGAGGGGTGTCAACTTCCCCCCATACCTCAACGTGTCCTGGAGAAGGAGCCTACTGCAGAATTAAAGTATAATCAAAAGGATAGCGATTCATTGCCCCCCTATCCGCTCCTGGATCGCATATTGCACCTGTACGTGGAACAGGATTACGGTTTGCACGAGATCGTGGCACAAGGGGTGGACAGGGAGACGGCGGTGCGGGTCATGCGTATGGTGGATCGCAACGAATACAAACGGCGTCAGGCTGCTCCCGGGGTGCGCATCACCCGGCGGGCTTTTGGCAAGGATCGCCGTTATCCCATCACCAACGGTTTCCAGGTGACGTGAACGGCGGGGATGGGGAGTCATGATCAAGGGAACCAAAAAATCGTCCGGCAGGACCGAAGAGCAGGTGGAAGCGGAGGGGGTGCCGATGGATGTCGAGGGGGTTTCCGTCGCTCCGCCGCCCGAGAGCGGCGGGTTGGATGTCGCCCGGCAGATCGGCCAGGTTCTTCGCCAGGCGCGAGAGGCGCGGGGGGGAACGCTTGAGGAGGCTTCCCGGCAGACGCGCATCCGGGTGGTTCATTTGCAGGCCATCGAGGCCGGGGATATCGGCGCCTTGCCCGGGCCGGCCTTTGTGATCGGGTTTTTGCGTCTTTACGTTAAATATTTGAATGTTTCAGAGAGGGAGACTGTTGACCGGTTTGCCAAGCAGTGGCACCAGGGGGATGGGTTTTTGGCCACTCAGTTTTTTCCTCCTCCCCCCAACACATCGCGCAGCCGTCCTTCGTTCTGGATGGTGACGCTGGGAATATTGGGACTGGTGGCCCTGGTCGCGTGGTATGCCCGCTCCAGTCCGGGTTTGCCGCTTTTCGGCAATGGCCACGGTGTCGGTATCAAGGCTGTTGTGGCGCGTGCGGCGGTCGATAAGCCAGTGGCGGGTGATGCTGCGCCAGATACGGTCGATCCCGACGCCGATGCCGACGAAGGCGCCATGGCGCCCATCTCTTCTCCCTTCGCCGATTCGTTCGATGTTCAGGGTGGAGAGGAGGAGGAGGAGGGTGTCCAACAGGAGCGGCAGGATCAGGATGAGGAGGGATTTCCCGATAGCCGTTTTGCGGCCAAAGCCGGAGATCTTCCCGCCAAACCGGGTGCAAGGGTGCCAGAGAGGGGCAGAGGGGAGGGCGTGGCTGCCAATCGACCCGCGATGCAGGGTTCCGTGGCGCAGGGGGTGGAGGTGCGGCCTGGCGGGGAGCCCAAGCGTGTCGAGGTGAGCGGACCGGTCGTCGGGACCAGACATGAAGCAGGGAATCCACCGGTCGTCGGCACCAGACCTGATGCAGGGAATCCACCGGCGGTGGTGTCCAGGCCTGACAAAGCGCCTGGGGTTGTGGCGGGTGCCGGGGGTATTGCCGAAGGCCGCGAGGGACAGGGTGTGCAAAAGCCTCTTGAGGGGAGCAGGACTGCCGGGGAGGTGGGCCAACGACCAGTGCGCGCCGATGCATCGCCAGACCGGGCGTTGCCTGAGGGGGCGCGAGGTGCTGCGCCACCCGGCGAGAGGGTGAGCGGAGCTCCCGGGAGTTCTGCTGCCCATACATCCGGCGCCCCGGTTGCGGGTTCGCCGGATGTTTCCGTTACGTCCGGCACATCCGACGCCCCGGTTGCGGGTTCGCCGGATGTTTCCGTTTCCGCGGCGACCAAGGTCTCTCCGGACTCCTCCGGTTCACGGGTGACCCTGGTAGCGACTGAGGAGGCCTGGGTGGCGGTGCAGCGGGAAGATGGGCGTCAGATCAAAAATCGGGTCATGAAGCCCGGAGAACGTTTCGAGGTGCCTGTTGGCGGACGCTATACGGCCCAGCTGGGCAATGCCGGTGGGGTACAGGTTTTGGTGGACGGACATCCTTTGCCGCCTTTGGGGCGCCGGGGGGGGATTGTGCGCCAACTTGATCTCTCCGCTGAGAGTCTGCTGGACCGGTTTCGCCAGGCGGCGCCAGAATGACCCGCGTCCGCGTCACGTTGCCTCGTCGTGCCAGCCGTCGCATTCAGGTGGGTTCCGTGGCTGTGGGGGGTGATGCGCCCATCTCCGTGCAGTCCATGACCAACACCGACACCTGTGACGTTGCTGCCACGTTGGCGCAGGTTCGTGCCT encodes:
- the atpE gene encoding ATP synthase F0 subunit C; the protein is MESLAASFVGMGLAAAGLAGSGIGLGFMFGKTIEAFARQPGAEAQLSKYVWIGAAFVEAIALYGLVIAFIIMGKG
- a CDS encoding F0F1 ATP synthase subunit A, translating into MDPLHHFQVIKVIPISLFGIDISISNSVIWIWIAIGVAFGLFRLGTHAPSLVPGRMQSIAEAGLLFVRGIINDTIGKEGQKFFPLVFTMFLFILFCNVTGLIPGSFTPTSQLIVTGTFAVGVFVFSTGLGFYKHGAHYFKFFVPGGLPVLLLPLMVPIEIISYLARPVSLSVRLFANMTAGHTVLGVLFFFTATLPWFGAWLPFGFSVVFTAVEIFIGFIQAYIFTILTCVYINDALHMH
- the atpF gene encoding F0F1 ATP synthase subunit B; translated protein: MISIAHAAEEATQHAQASGLPQFNPINFSSQIFWTVVSFLVLLYLLTRFVIPAINAILDARSQSIEDDLKQAKSAREEAEKVLAGYRKELGTARQEATKILEQARREAAQQRELTKNELEKELIKKRSAAMDEIEQAKRRAVEEIKMIAVDLTVDATQKLIGKAVTKTDANKMVEQLLTQIKEENQQPVH
- a CDS encoding DUF4115 domain-containing protein, which gives rise to MIKGTKKSSGRTEEQVEAEGVPMDVEGVSVAPPPESGGLDVARQIGQVLRQAREARGGTLEEASRQTRIRVVHLQAIEAGDIGALPGPAFVIGFLRLYVKYLNVSERETVDRFAKQWHQGDGFLATQFFPPPPNTSRSRPSFWMVTLGILGLVALVAWYARSSPGLPLFGNGHGVGIKAVVARAAVDKPVAGDAAPDTVDPDADADEGAMAPISSPFADSFDVQGGEEEEEGVQQERQDQDEEGFPDSRFAAKAGDLPAKPGARVPERGRGEGVAANRPAMQGSVAQGVEVRPGGEPKRVEVSGPVVGTRHEAGNPPVVGTRPDAGNPPAVVSRPDKAPGVVAGAGGIAEGREGQGVQKPLEGSRTAGEVGQRPVRADASPDRALPEGARGAAPPGERVSGAPGSSAAHTSGAPVAGSPDVSVTSGTSDAPVAGSPDVSVSAATKVSPDSSGSRVTLVATEEAWVAVQREDGRQIKNRVMKPGERFEVPVGGRYTAQLGNAGGVQVLVDGHPLPPLGRRGGIVRQLDLSAESLLDRFRQAAPE
- a CDS encoding AtpZ/AtpI family protein codes for the protein MAEQDPKPHASGLSLAMRMSTEMVVATLIGVGIGHGLDTWLGTKPWATLVFFLFGVAAGFRNLYYAANR
- a CDS encoding NAD+ synthase; the encoded protein is MDTTLAMAQVNPHVGDLEGNLDLVLRVARQARNLGADLLVLPELVLAGYPPEDLLHKPSFLERLDGVEAALQRGLGEVGVAAVYGGVRRGPEGLFNAGILVEGGRESGFVGKWCLPNYGVFDERRYFQPGEDVRLFPWRGGLLGITICEDIWHATGPMPALAAAGAQWVINLNASPYHVGKRLERQEIVAERIREAGLPVVYVNQVGGQDELLFDGGSFAMNRHGQVVVRAGVFREDLRLLRVRPCSAGGVDFLSAGDPGGEDVAPGSEREIYQALCLGLADYVRKNGFKGVVLGLSGGIDSALTAVICVDALGAGNVEVVMMPSPFTSTESLEDAAEGARRLGIRLSDIPIGDLFQNFRRLLADEFAGLPEGIAEENLQPRIRATLLMALSNKKGSLLVTTGNKSEVSVGYATLYGDMAGGFSVLKDVLKTTVYRLAEARNQWAREGCQLPPIPQRVLEKEPTAELKYNQKDSDSLPPYPLLDRILHLYVEQDYGLHEIVAQGVDRETAVRVMRMVDRNEYKRRQAAPGVRITRRAFGKDRRYPITNGFQVT